A section of the Citrobacter farmeri genome encodes:
- a CDS encoding DUF1883 domain-containing protein, whose product MALVKASLKLFGGDTVVVRCSERCHIHLMSEKNHVKDTQTDILSVQNRDNAWLTVPYTGVWNVLIDSHSQSLEHSISYIAA is encoded by the coding sequence ATGGCATTAGTAAAGGCAAGTTTGAAGTTATTTGGTGGGGATACCGTGGTAGTACGCTGTTCAGAGCGTTGCCACATTCATCTGATGAGCGAGAAAAATCACGTTAAAGACACGCAGACCGACATATTAAGCGTGCAAAATCGTGATAACGCCTGGTTGACCGTACCCTATACCGGCGTCTGGAATGTGCTGATCGACAGCCATAGCCAGTCGCTTGAACATTCTATCAGTTATA
- a CDS encoding DsrE/DsrF/TusD sulfur relay family protein, with protein MQKIVIIANGAAYGSESLFNSLRLAIALREQASDLDLRLFLMSDAVTAGLRGQKPAEGYNIQQMLEILTAQNVPVKLCKTCTDGRGITTLPLIDGVEVGTLVELAQWTLTADKVLTF; from the coding sequence ATGCAAAAGATAGTGATCATTGCCAACGGTGCGGCATACGGTAGCGAATCGTTATTCAACAGCCTGCGACTGGCGATCGCATTACGTGAACAGGCAAGCGATCTCGACCTGCGACTGTTTCTGATGTCGGATGCCGTCACGGCGGGTTTGCGCGGTCAGAAACCCGCAGAAGGCTACAACATCCAGCAGATGCTGGAGATCCTTACTGCCCAGAACGTCCCGGTCAAACTGTGCAAGACCTGCACGGATGGGCGCGGGATCACGACTCTGCCGCTGATTGACGGTGTGGAAGTCGGCACGCTGGTGGAGCTGGCGCAATGGACGCTGACCGCCGACAAGGTTCTGACGTTCTAA